The Methanohalophilus levihalophilus genome has a segment encoding these proteins:
- the dapB gene encoding 4-hydroxy-tetrahydrodipicolinate reductase — protein MIKVGVLGASGRMGSLIIQSIVKNENLELSSAFDLMKIGMDAGEVAQAGNLGVPISDINDLGAVLKDSNTDVLIDFTIADATTVNAPIAASCGVKLVIGTTGLNPEQKEIVESSIAENNIAAVIAPNYAVGVNVFFRIIKEAAKYLADNDIEIIEAHHNQKQDAPSGTALKAAEVIAEEVNKTEFVYGRHGKAPRGDEIGIHAVRGGDIAGDHTVLFAGSGERIEIKHQAHTRQAFASGVVKAAEWVASKGPGIYSMEDILGFN, from the coding sequence ATGATTAAAGTCGGCGTACTCGGAGCCTCCGGAAGGATGGGTAGTCTGATAATCCAGAGCATTGTCAAAAACGAAAACCTGGAGCTTTCATCCGCTTTTGATCTCATGAAAATCGGAATGGATGCAGGAGAAGTTGCACAGGCAGGCAACCTTGGAGTTCCAATCTCTGATATCAATGATCTTGGAGCAGTCCTTAAGGACTCAAATACCGATGTACTAATTGATTTTACAATCGCCGATGCTACAACCGTTAATGCTCCAATAGCAGCATCCTGCGGAGTCAAATTGGTAATCGGAACTACCGGACTTAATCCTGAGCAGAAAGAGATTGTTGAGAGTTCAATTGCCGAAAACAATATTGCCGCGGTTATAGCGCCAAATTATGCAGTTGGGGTGAATGTTTTCTTCAGGATTATCAAGGAAGCGGCAAAATACCTTGCTGACAACGATATTGAAATCATTGAAGCCCACCACAACCAAAAACAAGATGCACCCAGCGGAACTGCCCTGAAAGCTGCAGAAGTAATTGCAGAAGAGGTTAACAAAACCGAGTTTGTTTATGGAAGGCATGGCAAAGCCCCAAGAGGCGATGAAATAGGAATTCATGCAGTCCGTGGTGGCGATATTGCAGGCGATCACACCGTTCTTTTTGCCGGAAGCGGTGAAAGAATAGAAATCAAACACCAGGCACATACAAGGCAGGCTTTTGCTTCAGGTGTTGTTAAAGCTGCGGAATGGGTAGCTTCTAAGGGGCCTGGCATTTATTCCATGGAAGATATCCTTGGATTTAACTGA
- the dapA gene encoding 4-hydroxy-tetrahydrodipicolinate synthase, with protein MFQGVLPALTTPFTADGKIDREGLKRNIEFVENGGVSGVVTCGTTGESATLSIKEHEELIDLTIEYASVPVIAGTGSNNTAEAIELTKYAANAGADGALVISPYYNKPNPEGLIRHFKAIAASVDIPILLYNVPSRTGQDMSLEVITELAKVSNIVGIKEASGSIPKVTRILEETADEEFIVFSGEDDLIFPIVALGGVGVISVVADVAPAKTVELVKATQLGDFETAKKLHFELAPLIRQLFAETNPIPVKRAMEIMGLAAGPLRLPLAPLSPENEKNLVEALRNAGCLE; from the coding sequence ATGTTCCAGGGCGTCCTACCTGCTCTAACAACTCCTTTTACTGCCGATGGCAAAATTGACAGGGAAGGCCTCAAGCGGAACATTGAATTTGTTGAAAACGGAGGAGTATCCGGAGTAGTAACGTGTGGCACTACCGGAGAATCTGCGACCCTTTCTATAAAAGAGCACGAAGAACTAATCGATCTTACCATTGAGTACGCCAGCGTACCGGTAATCGCAGGAACCGGTTCCAATAACACTGCAGAAGCAATTGAGCTGACAAAATACGCTGCCAATGCAGGCGCTGATGGTGCACTCGTCATTTCTCCCTATTACAACAAGCCAAATCCAGAAGGACTTATCAGACACTTCAAGGCAATTGCAGCTTCTGTGGATATCCCCATACTTCTCTACAATGTCCCTTCCAGAACAGGGCAGGACATGTCCCTTGAAGTAATAACCGAACTGGCTAAAGTCAGTAATATTGTGGGAATAAAGGAAGCCAGCGGAAGTATCCCGAAAGTTACAAGGATCCTTGAGGAAACTGCTGACGAGGAATTCATCGTCTTTTCCGGTGAAGATGACCTGATCTTCCCGATTGTTGCACTGGGCGGCGTAGGAGTTATTTCCGTAGTTGCAGATGTGGCTCCTGCAAAAACAGTGGAACTCGTAAAAGCTACACAATTAGGGGATTTTGAAACTGCTAAAAAACTGCACTTTGAACTTGCACCCCTGATAAGACAATTATTCGCCGAGACAAATCCAATTCCTGTAAAACGTGCAATGGAAATTATGGGACTTGCGGCAGGACCTCTTAGGCTCCCGCTTGCCCCTCTCAGCCCTGAGAATGAGAAGAATCTTGTTGAAGCACTGAGAAATGCGGGGTGTCTTGAATGA
- a CDS encoding 30S ribosomal protein S17e encodes MGNIRPTNIKRLAFKLINEYEDSFTGDFDENKKLVEKFTSIESKVIRNRVAGYVTRKMNHKQTI; translated from the coding sequence ATGGGAAATATTAGACCAACCAACATCAAAAGACTTGCATTCAAACTGATTAACGAATACGAAGATTCATTTACAGGCGACTTCGATGAGAACAAGAAGCTTGTAGAGAAATTCACTTCCATTGAAAGTAAGGTAATCAGGAACCGTGTAGCTGGTTACGTTACCAGAAAAATGAACCACAAACAGACAATTTAA
- the dinB gene encoding DNA polymerase IV — MGSDSIIFHIDMDGFFSSVEVREDPSLKGLPVVVGSDPKGGEGRGVVSTCSYEAREYGIHSAMPISKAYRLCPDAVFLPVNMQLYHQVSENIMELLKSYASGFQQVSVDEAYLDVTGIVSNYEEAAKLARKIKDHIRTSEGITCSIGIAPNKTVAKIASDYEKPDGLTVVTPDSVREFLYPLDVSKIPGVGAKSQIILEKMGIRTIGDIGRTDVQLLIAKFGKSGIRFKKIANGTYSSEIVEHRLIKSISKEDTFEEDVADTNVVKKTLAILSEQVHTRLLRKGFVFRTVNLKVRFSDFSTYTRSVTLSAYSNDKMSIYRTALRMFSEFEGMGSFRLVGVGVSKLVKMDEKQRRLDDFFDVD; from the coding sequence ATGGGTTCTGATTCTATAATTTTCCATATTGACATGGATGGCTTTTTTTCATCTGTTGAAGTCCGTGAAGACCCTTCGCTGAAAGGGCTGCCTGTAGTTGTGGGATCAGATCCAAAAGGGGGCGAAGGCAGGGGTGTGGTAAGCACGTGTTCCTACGAAGCCCGTGAATATGGCATTCATTCTGCAATGCCCATATCAAAAGCCTATAGGCTATGTCCGGATGCAGTTTTCCTGCCTGTCAATATGCAACTCTATCATCAGGTTTCAGAAAACATTATGGAACTCCTGAAAAGTTATGCGTCTGGATTCCAGCAGGTTAGTGTGGATGAAGCGTATCTGGACGTTACAGGAATAGTATCCAATTATGAAGAAGCCGCCAAACTGGCAAGAAAGATAAAAGATCATATCCGGACTTCAGAGGGAATTACCTGTTCTATAGGAATTGCGCCTAACAAAACGGTTGCAAAAATAGCTTCAGATTACGAAAAGCCGGATGGTTTGACTGTGGTAACACCGGATTCGGTACGTGAATTCCTCTACCCTCTTGATGTTTCCAAAATTCCAGGAGTCGGTGCAAAGTCACAGATAATTCTTGAAAAGATGGGGATAAGAACTATTGGTGACATTGGGAGGACTGATGTCCAGCTTCTTATCGCAAAATTCGGGAAAAGCGGCATTCGATTCAAGAAAATCGCTAATGGAACATATTCCTCAGAAATTGTGGAGCATCGTTTGATAAAGTCCATAAGCAAGGAAGATACGTTTGAAGAGGATGTAGCCGATACCAATGTTGTGAAAAAGACGCTTGCGATTCTTTCAGAACAGGTTCATACGAGGCTTCTGAGAAAGGGTTTTGTTTTCAGGACCGTAAACCTGAAAGTTCGTTTTTCTGATTTTAGCACTTACACGAGATCTGTCACCCTGAGTGCTTACAGCAATGACAAAATGTCCATATATCGTACAGCACTCCGTATGTTTTCAGAATTTGAAGGTATGGGGAGCTTCAGGCTTGTGGGGGTAGGGGTTTCGAAACTTGTAAAAATGGATGAAAAGCAACGACGTCTTGACGATTTTTTTGATGTGGATTAA
- a CDS encoding heparan-alpha-glucosaminide N-acetyltransferase, with amino-acid sequence MPINENRFPEIDILRSLAILLMVIYHIFFDLDYLGNFDFAVNSGILRVIGRSAAILFIFTSGISLSLSYSKYRIETGNKKAFGKYLKRGFRIFNLGILITFVTWILVPEATILFGILHFLGVAAVLGYFFLNSKSINIPIALIVIILGFAFRGIRTSTDWFLWLGLHSPGFTTLDYFPIFPWFAVFLMGITVGNARYPGHRRKFSLPYNTDGILLTTMAKLGRRSLLIYLIHQPMIIVILYLLGLIELPFF; translated from the coding sequence ATGCCCATTAATGAAAACCGTTTCCCGGAAATTGACATCCTGCGCAGCCTTGCCATTCTTTTGATGGTAATTTATCACATTTTTTTTGATCTGGATTATTTGGGTAACTTTGATTTTGCAGTGAATTCCGGAATACTCCGGGTAATTGGAAGAAGCGCAGCGATTCTCTTTATATTCACTTCCGGAATTTCCCTCTCATTAAGCTATTCAAAATATAGAATCGAAACCGGAAACAAAAAAGCATTCGGGAAATATCTTAAGAGAGGATTCCGCATATTCAATTTGGGAATCCTGATAACTTTTGTAACGTGGATACTGGTACCCGAAGCAACCATTCTTTTTGGAATTCTTCACTTTCTTGGTGTGGCAGCAGTCCTTGGATACTTTTTCCTTAATTCGAAAAGCATTAACATACCCATTGCCCTGATTGTCATTATCCTAGGATTTGCATTCAGAGGCATCAGGACTTCAACTGACTGGTTTTTATGGTTAGGGTTGCATTCCCCCGGATTCACTACATTGGACTACTTCCCCATATTCCCCTGGTTTGCTGTTTTCCTGATGGGAATTACAGTGGGAAATGCGCGGTATCCAGGACACAGAAGAAAGTTTTCACTTCCTTACAATACCGATGGAATACTCCTCACAACAATGGCGAAACTTGGGAGAAGATCTCTTTTAATCTACCTCATACACCAACCTATGATAATCGTCATCCTTTACCTTCTGGGATTGATAGAACTTCCATTCTTCTAA
- a CDS encoding Zn-ribbon domain-containing protein, with protein MPHKCTRCESIFEDGASIILNGCPNCGWNKFLYVMPEKEEKEEVEEKQVEAEVSEEKKENIPSEEFIKEIDDLIGIEEQERSVTEENGEKVESVRILGPGSYELNLDSLLNRKEIVMAIKEDGTYAVDLPSVFKGKKNKKE; from the coding sequence ATGCCACACAAATGTACCCGATGCGAATCAATCTTTGAAGACGGCGCCTCAATTATCCTTAACGGCTGCCCCAACTGCGGCTGGAATAAATTCCTCTACGTCATGCCTGAAAAAGAGGAAAAAGAAGAAGTTGAGGAAAAGCAGGTTGAAGCAGAGGTTTCCGAAGAAAAGAAAGAAAATATCCCATCGGAAGAGTTCATCAAGGAAATCGATGACTTAATCGGCATTGAGGAACAGGAAAGAAGTGTCACGGAAGAAAACGGGGAAAAAGTGGAATCTGTAAGGATACTTGGTCCTGGTTCCTATGAGCTTAACCTGGACTCCCTCCTTAACCGCAAGGAAATTGTGATGGCAATAAAGGAAGATGGGACTTATGCGGTAGATCTTCCATCCGTATTCAAGGGTAAAAAGAATAAGAAAGAATAA
- the mtnP gene encoding S-methyl-5'-thioadenosine phosphorylase, translating to MENVDIAIIGGSGVYDVSLFDNVKQVDIDTPFGKPSDLITVGAFGDRKVSFLPRHGSGHRISPSNLNSQANIFALKKLGVKQIIAASAVGSLKEDLKPLDIVIPDQIYDRTKLRPTTFFDDFVVHTGFADPFCPSMSKMLYDISSSKGYRTHNGGTYVCIEGPQFSTRAESRVYQNLGFDIIGMTAIPEAKLAREAEICYVTVATVTDYDVWHEKDVNIETIIENVMKNEKAVREIIAEALEKLQPDDTCPCQSALAGAITTAEDFIPDESKQELMPLIGKYLKG from the coding sequence ATGGAAAATGTGGATATTGCAATAATTGGTGGCAGCGGAGTATATGACGTAAGCCTGTTTGATAATGTGAAACAGGTGGACATCGATACACCTTTCGGGAAACCCTCTGATCTGATTACAGTAGGAGCTTTTGGAGACAGGAAAGTTTCGTTCCTGCCAAGACATGGAAGCGGCCATCGCATATCCCCATCCAATCTCAATTCCCAGGCCAACATATTCGCACTTAAGAAACTTGGAGTGAAACAGATTATTGCAGCGTCAGCTGTTGGAAGCTTGAAAGAGGATCTGAAACCCCTGGACATCGTAATTCCTGATCAGATATACGATCGCACCAAACTTCGGCCAACAACATTTTTCGATGATTTTGTAGTCCACACAGGCTTTGCAGATCCATTCTGCCCAAGCATGTCAAAAATGCTCTACGACATATCATCATCCAAAGGTTATCGAACACACAACGGTGGCACCTACGTTTGCATTGAGGGACCACAGTTTTCTACAAGAGCGGAATCAAGGGTTTATCAGAATCTCGGATTTGACATAATTGGAATGACAGCTATCCCCGAAGCAAAGCTTGCAAGAGAGGCTGAAATCTGCTATGTAACTGTTGCCACTGTGACTGATTATGACGTATGGCATGAGAAAGATGTCAACATTGAGACAATCATTGAAAATGTGATGAAAAATGAAAAGGCTGTACGCGAAATCATTGCTGAAGCCCTTGAGAAACTTCAACCAGACGATACATGCCCATGCCAAAGTGCCCTCGCAGGAGCAATAACTACTGCGGAAGATTTTATACCCGATGAATCAAAACAAGAGTTAATGCCTCTTATCGGAAAGTATCTTAAAGGGTGA
- a CDS encoding phosphoribosyltransferase, which produces MALPDNFKCVVTNWDYIYNLCRNVADDVKEDGYEPDIIIALARGGWFAGRVLCDFLNLDDLTSLKIEHYIGAAEHGDEPHIKYPLADKVAAGKNVLLVDDITDTGQSMKHAKEYVLQQEPKEVRTATLQFLYNSIFEPDYCGEKVDEWAWIVYPWNFIEDLTDIISGLMQKDTEHDVWDIPTIKHVLWKNHSIEPMYFEMTQPGRMTEILKEMERRDIVEKVEKGEGLWKKL; this is translated from the coding sequence ATGGCATTGCCGGATAATTTCAAATGCGTTGTGACAAACTGGGATTACATTTACAACCTGTGCAGGAACGTTGCTGATGACGTAAAAGAAGACGGATACGAACCCGACATCATCATTGCGCTTGCAAGGGGAGGATGGTTTGCAGGCAGGGTTCTTTGCGATTTCCTGAACCTTGACGACCTCACAAGTCTCAAAATAGAGCACTACATCGGTGCTGCAGAACATGGCGATGAGCCACATATTAAGTATCCTCTTGCCGACAAGGTTGCAGCCGGAAAAAATGTGCTGCTTGTTGACGATATCACGGATACCGGCCAGAGCATGAAACATGCCAAAGAATATGTCCTGCAGCAGGAACCAAAGGAAGTTCGCACCGCAACTCTCCAATTTCTCTATAATTCCATATTTGAACCTGACTATTGTGGAGAAAAGGTCGATGAATGGGCCTGGATTGTGTATCCCTGGAACTTCATCGAAGACCTGACGGACATCATAAGCGGTCTTATGCAGAAAGATACCGAACATGATGTCTGGGATATTCCCACAATAAAACATGTCCTCTGGAAAAACCATTCGATTGAGCCTATGTATTTCGAGATGACCCAACCCGGAAGGATGACAGAAATTCTTAAAGAGATGGAACGAAGAGACATTGTTGAAAAAGTAGAGAAGGGTGAAGGACTCTGGAAGAAACTCTGA
- a CDS encoding DUF4386 domain-containing protein, with protein MDEIRKKAIIVGSLILFAYAVLASSVIESKIIVMLAEALSGVAVIAIAVIMFPLFRPYNENISLGYIGFRGIEGGLMIIAGVLSLSSDAFLISIYDGIYVIHAYIFGIAALFFYYLLYQSKLIPGWLSVWGFVASILLILVNILEIAGLISSSMLFYSPIISNEVVLALWLIFKGFNSSAIEPCKTID; from the coding sequence ATGGATGAAATCAGGAAAAAAGCCATAATTGTAGGGTCACTAATTTTATTTGCTTATGCTGTTTTGGCCAGCAGTGTAATTGAATCAAAAATAATAGTAATGCTCGCTGAGGCACTTAGCGGTGTTGCGGTTATTGCAATTGCAGTCATCATGTTTCCTCTCTTTAGACCATACAACGAAAACATATCTCTTGGGTACATTGGTTTTAGAGGCATTGAAGGCGGACTTATGATCATTGCCGGAGTTTTATCTTTATCCTCAGATGCATTTTTGATTAGCATATATGATGGTATTTATGTAATCCATGCATACATTTTTGGAATCGCTGCCCTGTTTTTTTATTATCTGTTGTATCAATCAAAACTGATTCCAGGATGGTTGTCAGTATGGGGCTTTGTCGCATCAATATTGCTAATTCTGGTGAATATTTTAGAAATAGCTGGTCTTATTTCCAGTTCGATGCTATTCTATTCTCCAATAATATCAAATGAAGTGGTTTTGGCCCTATGGTTGATATTTAAAGGATTTAACAGTTCAGCTATTGAGCCCTGTAAAACTATTGATTAA
- a CDS encoding class I SAM-dependent methyltransferase: MEKNDNSTPYNAAEYDMNVRKTLPFYETFHSEVIDFVKNVNPDVKVWLDTGCGSGSLVSKAHSEFPETLFVLADPSESMLEQARSKLKDIPNGNLHFLSPAPTQDIRFDLPDNPDVITAILSHHYFSPEERKKATKRCFDLLPPGGIYITFEHIHPSSKAAIDLTINRWKSYQLSQGRDEETVDEHLGRFDNAFFPISIEEHLELLGSSGFSTTGLLWFSHMQAGFYGIK; the protein is encoded by the coding sequence ATGGAAAAGAATGACAATTCCACTCCTTACAATGCAGCAGAGTACGATATGAATGTTCGTAAGACTCTTCCGTTTTACGAGACGTTCCACTCGGAAGTAATTGATTTTGTCAAAAATGTGAACCCGGATGTTAAAGTCTGGCTTGATACTGGTTGTGGTAGCGGCTCACTTGTCAGTAAAGCACACTCTGAGTTTCCGGAAACTCTTTTTGTTCTGGCAGACCCTTCTGAATCAATGCTGGAGCAGGCGCGGAGCAAATTAAAAGACATTCCGAATGGTAATCTTCACTTCCTTTCTCCGGCTCCTACACAGGACATTCGTTTTGATCTTCCCGACAACCCGGATGTCATTACAGCAATCCTTTCTCATCATTATTTCAGTCCTGAAGAAAGGAAAAAAGCTACAAAACGTTGTTTTGATCTCCTGCCACCGGGTGGTATATACATCACGTTTGAACACATTCATCCTTCCTCAAAAGCTGCTATCGATCTTACCATAAATCGATGGAAGAGTTACCAGCTCTCACAGGGCAGGGACGAGGAAACGGTTGACGAGCATCTAGGCCGCTTTGATAATGCATTTTTCCCGATTTCCATAGAAGAACATCTGGAACTCCTGGGATCTTCCGGTTTTAGTACAACAGGGCTACTGTGGTTTTCCCATATGCAGGCTGGGTTTTATGGGATCAAGTGA
- a CDS encoding DMT family transporter gives MEALAFIPAEILVVILGLAAAASWGAADFGGGVATKRASEYMVVIITQAVGAVLLSALALSFSETMPAFDNAFWGAFAGISGSLGLIALYRGLSRGRMGVVAPLSAVVAVILPVLHSAFYEGLPAIHQMFGFLIAIVGIWFIAGTTEKAETHFDDLILALLAGFGFGLFFISIGQFSGDSLFWPLVIAKLSAVILLLSFVLVKRSIKLPSRDVLPVIIVAGIFDTGGNLFFAVATQMGRLDIATVTSSLYPGGTVLLAWLILKEHLSSKQWLGVGLALIALMFISV, from the coding sequence ATGGAAGCTCTGGCATTTATACCTGCTGAAATCCTTGTGGTAATACTGGGACTTGCAGCTGCTGCTTCCTGGGGAGCTGCAGATTTCGGTGGCGGGGTGGCTACAAAACGTGCCAGTGAATACATGGTCGTCATAATTACCCAAGCTGTTGGAGCTGTCCTGCTTTCGGCCCTTGCCCTCTCTTTTTCAGAAACGATGCCGGCATTTGATAACGCATTCTGGGGTGCCTTTGCCGGAATTTCCGGGAGTCTTGGACTGATTGCTCTCTATCGCGGTCTTTCCCGGGGGCGAATGGGAGTTGTGGCTCCACTTTCTGCAGTTGTGGCGGTTATCCTTCCGGTTCTCCACAGTGCGTTTTATGAAGGGTTGCCTGCCATTCACCAGATGTTCGGGTTTCTCATTGCGATTGTTGGTATCTGGTTTATTGCGGGTACAACCGAGAAGGCGGAAACACATTTTGATGACTTAATTCTTGCACTTCTTGCAGGCTTTGGTTTTGGATTATTCTTTATTTCCATCGGGCAATTCAGCGGAGATTCGCTTTTCTGGCCTCTGGTCATTGCCAAGCTCTCAGCAGTTATCCTGCTGCTTTCATTTGTTCTTGTAAAAAGATCAATAAAGCTGCCTTCAAGGGATGTACTTCCTGTGATAATCGTCGCCGGGATTTTTGATACGGGCGGAAATCTGTTTTTCGCGGTAGCAACCCAAATGGGAAGACTCGACATTGCAACTGTAACTTCTTCCCTTTATCCGGGAGGTACTGTGTTGCTTGCGTGGCTTATCCTGAAAGAACACCTGTCTTCAAAACAATGGCTGGGAGTTGGGCTGGCACTGATTGCACTCATGTTCATATCAGTCTGA
- a CDS encoding signal recognition particle protein Srp54 has translation MVMDKLGTSLQDALKKLVGAGRIDERTVNEVVKDIQRAMLQADVNVKLVMALSKNIKDRALNEEVPPGTGAREHVIRIVYQEMVNILGEGTDIPLTPQKIMMIGLQGSGKTTTTSKLARYFQRKGLRPAVVCADTFRPGAYQQLKTLCEGLNVPFYGEEGNPDAVGIVERGLKEIDKYDIKIVDTAGRHSLEADLIDEMEQIHAVANPDYKLLVLDAGIGQQASEQARAFNESVGISGVVISKLDGTAKGGGALSAVAETKSSIAFIGVGETPDDLEKFEPDRFISRLLGMGDIKSLVEKAEEALSEEEMDIESMMKGKFTLKDMYNQLEAMNKMGPMKQIMQMLPLGGMGIKVSDEAYQVTGDKMGRFRVLMDSMTEEEMLNPRLIGSSRIKRISRGSGCAPEEVRELLKYHKTMQNAMKGLRGGKFNMQKMMKKMGM, from the coding sequence ATGGTAATGGACAAACTTGGAACTTCGCTTCAGGATGCCCTCAAAAAATTAGTTGGAGCAGGGCGTATTGACGAGCGTACAGTCAATGAGGTCGTAAAAGATATCCAGAGAGCTATGCTTCAGGCTGATGTCAATGTCAAGCTGGTAATGGCTCTTTCTAAGAACATCAAAGACCGTGCCTTGAATGAAGAGGTCCCACCGGGCACAGGCGCCCGTGAGCATGTTATCAGGATTGTCTATCAGGAAATGGTCAATATCCTCGGCGAAGGTACTGACATTCCCCTTACTCCACAGAAAATTATGATGATAGGGCTGCAGGGTAGCGGTAAAACCACCACTACATCCAAACTGGCCCGTTATTTCCAGCGTAAAGGTCTCAGGCCGGCTGTGGTTTGTGCCGATACGTTCAGGCCCGGTGCTTACCAGCAACTCAAAACCCTTTGTGAAGGCCTCAATGTTCCTTTCTACGGTGAGGAAGGGAATCCTGATGCAGTAGGTATTGTCGAAAGAGGATTGAAGGAAATCGACAAATACGACATCAAGATCGTTGACACTGCCGGAAGACACTCCCTTGAAGCTGATCTTATTGACGAGATGGAACAAATCCATGCAGTCGCAAATCCGGATTACAAGCTGCTTGTCCTTGATGCAGGTATTGGCCAGCAGGCAAGCGAACAGGCCCGTGCGTTCAATGAATCTGTTGGAATCTCCGGGGTTGTAATTTCCAAACTAGATGGTACCGCAAAAGGTGGTGGCGCTCTTTCAGCAGTTGCCGAAACCAAATCATCTATCGCTTTTATCGGTGTAGGAGAAACACCGGACGATCTTGAGAAATTTGAGCCGGACAGGTTCATTTCCCGTCTGCTTGGAATGGGTGATATCAAATCCTTAGTTGAAAAGGCTGAGGAAGCCCTGTCCGAGGAAGAGATGGACATTGAGTCCATGATGAAGGGCAAGTTCACTCTCAAGGACATGTACAACCAGCTCGAAGCCATGAACAAGATGGGTCCAATGAAGCAAATCATGCAGATGTTGCCTCTGGGTGGCATGGGTATCAAGGTATCTGATGAAGCTTATCAGGTTACCGGGGATAAAATGGGCCGCTTCCGTGTTCTCATGGATTCCATGACCGAAGAAGAAATGCTAAATCCGCGTCTCATCGGAAGTTCAAGAATCAAACGTATTTCCCGGGGTTCAGGTTGTGCACCAGAAGAAGTCCGTGAACTCCTCAAGTATCACAAAACCATGCAGAATGCCATGAAAGGACTTCGTGGCGGTAAATTCAATATGCAAAAAATGATGAAGAAAATGGGGATGTAA
- the rpiA gene encoding ribose-5-phosphate isomerase RpiA has translation MADRSSPSYHPGKEAAGKKAADLVEDGMIVGLGTGSTTAYTIKEIGKRVKEGLDILAVVTSYQSEMLAIEAGIPLTSLAEHPVLDIAIDGADQVNPNLDTIKGGGAAHTREKIVSLSAKRFIIVADESKYVEELEMPIPIEVLPYAYKLVQKQIADLGGKAEIRAASRKDGPVISDNGNFTLDADFGKIKNPEELSTSLSKCAGLVEHGIFTNVDEVYIGDKDGNVKVLKK, from the coding sequence ATGGCAGACAGGAGTTCACCCAGTTACCATCCCGGCAAGGAAGCTGCCGGAAAAAAGGCAGCGGATCTTGTTGAAGACGGCATGATTGTAGGACTCGGAACGGGTTCCACGACCGCCTACACGATTAAGGAAATCGGAAAAAGGGTAAAGGAAGGACTGGACATCCTTGCCGTTGTCACGTCATACCAATCCGAGATGCTGGCAATCGAAGCCGGAATTCCCCTGACCTCCCTTGCAGAACATCCTGTGCTGGATATTGCAATCGACGGTGCAGATCAGGTAAACCCCAACCTTGATACCATAAAGGGCGGCGGGGCCGCCCACACAAGGGAAAAGATTGTTTCGCTTTCTGCAAAGCGTTTCATAATCGTAGCTGATGAGTCCAAGTATGTGGAAGAGCTGGAAATGCCAATACCCATTGAAGTCCTGCCTTATGCCTACAAGCTGGTACAAAAACAGATTGCTGATCTTGGTGGTAAAGCCGAAATCAGGGCTGCTTCAAGGAAGGACGGACCGGTTATTTCAGACAACGGTAATTTCACACTTGACGCTGACTTCGGAAAAATCAAAAATCCGGAAGAGCTGTCAACAAGCCTTTCAAAATGTGCAGGGCTCGTTGAGCACGGTATTTTTACAAACGTAGATGAAGTTTATATCGGGGACAAGGACGGAAACGTAAAAGTCCTTAAAAAGTAA